A region of Allocoleopsis franciscana PCC 7113 DNA encodes the following proteins:
- a CDS encoding AbrB family transcriptional regulator: MAKKKKMDPLEGEALILKVKELGNLSKEEKARACGYFTVTKNGVERVNMMKFLNALIDAEGIELDSKANGNGRGGRSASYRISVQSNGNLLIGSAYTKQMGLQPGDEFEITLGRKHIHLKQLDALEETAEAS; the protein is encoded by the coding sequence ATGGCTAAAAAGAAAAAAATGGACCCCTTAGAGGGTGAGGCGCTGATTCTGAAAGTTAAAGAGCTGGGGAATCTCAGCAAAGAAGAAAAAGCGAGAGCCTGTGGCTACTTCACCGTTACAAAAAACGGGGTAGAGCGAGTCAATATGATGAAATTTCTCAACGCACTCATCGATGCGGAGGGAATTGAGTTAGACAGCAAAGCCAATGGCAATGGACGTGGGGGACGTAGCGCTAGTTATCGCATTAGTGTTCAGTCTAACGGTAATTTACTGATTGGCTCTGCCTATACTAAACAGATGGGTTTACAGCCCGGAGATGAATTTGAAATCACTCTAGGCCGCAAGCATATTCACCTGAAGCAACTTGACGCTCTCGAAGAAACGGCTGAGGCGTCTTGA